CGTGCTATAATTACTCTTAGAATGTTCATAATATAGACTGGAGCACTTTTTATGGGAAAGAGAGTTGGGTTGAATAGTCAATTTGCGTCGGTAGTGCTGCTGATTTTGTCTCTCTTCCTTTTCGTAGAAACTCTCTTCATTTACAGGTACGTAAAAGAAGCGCAGTCTACCGAATTTGAAGTTGGTTTTTTTGATATTACAAGTCGATTGAGAGTGCTTTTTGATGATGAAGGGTATTTGCTTCAACCAGGAGAAAACCTGGTACTGAAGATAAAACGAAACGATAGACTTGTCGTTGAACAAGAGCTACCCGGAAGGTACTCAATAATGAGTGGCGGGAAGATTATCAACGTGAGTATTCCACTGGCGGAAGTGAGTGTAAGGTGATGGGAAGTTATCGAAAGACAGAAATGGTGAATCTCGTTGTCTTTATGTTCGGTTCATACATAGATTACAGGCTTCAGGAAATTCAGCCAGTTCTTGAGAGGAAGTTTGGACCGGCAGATTATATATCGAGGTCTCTGGACTTCGACAAGTACACGTCTTATTATAATGATGAAATGGGCTACAACCTCAAAGGCAAGCTGATCTCCTTCAAAAGACTGGTTCATCCTCAGCAGCTTTCGTTGATAAAGAAGATTACCAATGGGGTTGAAGAGAACTTCAGACTTGAAGGGAAGCGAAAAGTTAATCTCGATCCGGGTTACGTCCACCATGCACAGTTTGTTCTTGCTTCCACAAAGCACTGGGCAAATCGAATCTATTTGTGGGACGGCATCTCTGCGGAAATTACACTTATGTTTGTCAACGGTTCTTTTACACCTCTTCCATATACCTATCCTAACTACAGGGATCGGGAATACATCGAAGAATTGATGAGAATTAGAGAGTTGTATCTCCTGAAGAGAAAGGAAAGACTATGAAATTTGGAGTCCTTTCCCTGGGATGCTCTAAGAATATGGCCGATATGGATAATTTCATGGGCATTATGATAGGCAGGGGACATGAGATTGTGAAAGATGCCTTGATTGCTGACTTGCTAGTCATTGACACCTGCGGATTTATAGACGACGCGAAAAGGGAAAGTCTTGAAGAAATATTCAAGTCCATTTCCTTCAAAGCAAGAAATCCTGGGCTCAAAGTACTTGCAGTAGGATGTCTTGTTCAGAGGTATTTTGAAGAGTTGAAGTCGGAGATTATAGAAATCGATGGTTTGATAGGGGTTACAAGCCCGATGACTCTTGCTGATTTGATTGAGAAGGAAGAGTTTTTCTATCACAGAGAGCCCGAGGTAGTCTATGATTATTCCAACAGAGTGGCAGGCAAGTATTCTGCATACGTGAAGATAGGAGACGGATGCAATCGAGATTGTGCTTTCTGTTCAATTCCCAGTTTCAAAGGAAGATCGGTTAGTCGCGCCTCAGAAAGTGTGGTTAAGGAGACGCTTTCTCTTGTGAAAAAGGGTGTTAAGGAGGTAGTCTTGGTATCTCAAGACTCCACGCAGTATGGCAGAGATCTGAATGAAGGACTTGACCTCAAAGGACTTCTCAGGAAACTGAATGATCTCGAAGGCGATTTCTGGATACGCCTTCTATACCTTCATCCCGATCATGTTGATGATGCTTTGGTGGATACGATCATCTCGTTGCCGAAAGTAGTAGATTACTTTGACATGCCTGTTCAGAGTGGTTCGGACAAAATTCTGAAGAGAATGGGGAGATCCAGGAATTCTGCCGAGCTTCTTGAGATGCTTCTATGTATAAGGCAGAAGGCTCCTCACGCTATTTTGAGAACTACAGTCATGGTTGGATTTCCTGGTGAAAGCGAAGTTACTTTCAATGAGACTTTGGACTTTGTGAGAACTGTAGAATTCGACCGACTTGGAGGCTTTGTTTATTCCAGGGAAGAAGGAACAAAAGCGTTTGGCCAGAGAGCGACGGTCGGAAAGGAACATGCGACACAAATGCTAGAGACACTAATGGAAGAACAGGATACCATTTCCGCTGAAAGGCTTTCACACTTCAAAGGAAAGGTATTGACTGTATTGCTTGAGGAAAGCGGTGCCAGCTACACTTTGGGAAGAGCTTACAACAGTGCTCCTGAAGTCGACGGAGTGGTCGTGTTGAAGGGTCATAATGAGGAAGGAGTTTTCTTGAAGGCAAGAATTACGGAAACTTATGAACATGACATGGAAGGTGTTGTGCTGGATGAACTTGCCTAATATTCTAACGTTGTCAAGAATGGTGCTAACCTTGCCTGTTCTCGTGCTCCTAATGACAGGGAACACAATTGGATACTATTTTTCGTTTGCTGTCTTTTTGATTGCTTCTCTTACTGATTTTTTTGATGGAAGGATTGCCAGAAAACGCGGATTGGTTACTGATTTAGGAAAATTCCTAGACCAGATAGCTGATAAAATTCTGGTCACTTCTATATTTCTCGGTTTCATGGCTCTTTCGAAAGTCAGTCTATGGTTCCTATTTGTAGTTGTAACTAGAGATACAGTGGTTTCGGGAATCAGAATGGTGGCATCGAACAAGGGAAAAGTGATCGCCGCTGACATTTTTGGAAAAGCAAAGACGGTCTCTCAAATGACTTTTTTGATTCTGCTCTACTCCAATTTGCTCTGGGATATTCCTCCCAGGGGAGTGATGTTATGGCTAGAGATATTAATTGCGGCAGTTACAGCAATAAGTGGCGCCAATTACCTGCTTAAGAATATAGATATTTTCAAGGGGGGAAAGTAAATTGCGCTCGTTTATTGCAGTAGATACAGGAGAGAAAGTTCCGGCGATGATAGATGGTATTTCGGAAAGACTTAGGAGAATGGGATTCAAAGCTTCATGGGTTCCGGGCACAAACGCCCATCTTACCCTAGCCTTTCTAGACAATATTGAACCGGAGAGACTTTCTTTGATAGCATCAATGCTATCGCGTAGACTTAGGGGTTTCCCTTCGTTTACACTTGAAACTGGAAGGATAGGTTATTTTAAACATAAGGAGTTGCCAAAAGTGATCTGGGTAGCGATAGAGCGGAATCAAAGTCTTCTGAATCTCCAGAGGGAAACCAAAGTTGTTTTGGAGGCGATGAATCTGCCGGTTGACGGAAACTTCAGACCTCACTTGACCGTTGGAAGAATGAAGTTCAGCCCGCCAATGTGGCGCAAATTCCTAAGCACTATTGAAGATGAACGAATAATCTTTCCCGTTGGAGAAGTATCGGTATTCGAATCTATCCTCTCCAGGGATGGAGCGAGGTACAGGAAGGTCTTCACATGCAGCTTTGAAGGAGGACTGATTGAACATGCTGTCGAAGGATAAGAAGAACGCACTCGAAAGAGCGATAAAGGATATCGAAAAGCAGTTTGGAAAGGGTTCGGTTATGTTGATGGGAGAGAAGGAAGACCGAAAAAACATTGAGGTAATCTCGACCGGGTCACTTGCAGTTGATATCGCCCTCACAGTGGGAGGATATCCTAGAGGTAGAGTTGTTGAGGTCTACGGTGCGGAATCAAGCGGAAAAACAACAATAGCCTTGCATGCCATCGCAGAAGTTCAGAAACGTGGCGGAATAGCTGCCTTTATTGATGCAGAACATGCCCTGGATATTCATTACGCTCAAAATCTTGGCGTGGACGTTGATAATCTTCTGATATCTCAACCGGACTACGGTGAACAGGCCCTCGATATCGTAGATGGTTTGATCAGGTCAAATGCAGTGGACCTCATTGTAGTAGATTCGGTTGCCGCACTCGTGCCTAGAACTGAAATAGAGGGCGCTATGGGTGAGTTACAAGTAGGTTTGCAAGCTCGTTTGATGTCACAGGCATTGAGGAAGATTTCGGGAAATGTGAGCAAGTCAAAATGCATTGTGATATTCATCAATCAAACGAGAATGAAAATCGGAGTAGTCTATGGTAACCCTGAAACCACTACAGGAGGTGTCGCACTGAAGTTTTATGCTTCGGTCAGGCTAGAAGTCAGAAGAGGCAGTGCGATAAGAGAAGGAAATACAGTCTTGGGGAATGAAACAACCATTAAAGTTGTCAAGAACAAAGTTGCTCCCCCTTTCCGCGAAGCGAAGGTAGACATAATCTACGGACAGGGAATAGAACACGCGAATGAGCTTTTCAATCTTGCACTCTCAGAAAACATGATTGATAGAAAAGGTGCATGGTATGCATACATTGCCACCGATGGTAATGAAGTAAGCCTTGGCCAGGGAAAGGCCAACGGAGTGGAGTTCATGAAGGAGAACCCCGAGTTAATGCTGGAAATGGAAAACAGACTGAGAACGAAATTTAATCTGCCGCTTCTGGAAGTGAAGAAAGAGGAGAAGGACGAGGATAGCTGATGCTTTCCGATCCGTTGAAAGATGCTCTGAGATATTTGAGATACAGGTTAAGATCAAGAAAGGAAATCCGCACACAGCTCTTCAAGAAGGGGTATTCCGAAGAAGAGATTGAAGAGGTCATTGAGAAGTTGGAAAAGCAGAATCTACTGAACGACAGGGTCTTTGCCAGATTTTATATCAGTGATGGGCTGAATGTTTATTATAAGGGACCTTTCAGACTGAAACAAGAGCTTCTGAAGCTTGGCGTTTCGGAAGAGCTTATTAGAGATTCGATGGACAAAGAATTAGAGAATTGCGACTTGCAAGAGGTTGCAAAGAAGGCAGCAGGTAACACAGAACAGACAGATCCTGATAAGATTAGAAGAAAACTCTACAGAAAGGGTTTTTCGTCTACGATAATCGACGAGATTATTGGTGAGATAAAACAGAAATCATGAAGGGAGGGAGCTGGTTTCCTCGAAGGCTAGTTAAAGGACCAGCGACGAGAAACTATGATGCTATTGATTGGTATAATCGCCGGCCTGGCGGCAGGAATAGCGCTGGCTTATTTTATACTTACCCCCTTGGCCGTGAAGAAGGCAAAGGAGGATCTGGAGCTTCAGCTAAAATCTGCAAAGCAAGATTCTGAATCGATCATCAAGAGGGCCCAGGAAGAGGCCGATCATATGAAGAAAAAGGCTCTAATCGAAGGTCGTGAAGAACTTCACAGACTTCGTGAAGAGCAGGAGAAGGATTTCAAGAGAGATCGTGAAGAATTGAAGCAGTGGGAAGACAGGATTTCCAGAAGAGAAGACAACATCGACAAGAAGGAAGAGGCTATTGAAAAGACGCGGCAGCTACTCGATTCAGAAAGGGTTCGCGTTGAAGAAATGAAAGAAGAGGCTGAAAAGAAGCTCTTTAGTCTGGCCGATCTTTCTATGGAAGAAGCCAGGGAGATTGTCCTGAAGAGAGCTGAAGAGATCTATGAACACGATCTTGCTCAGAGATTGAAGGAAATGAAGGATCATTATGATGAAGAAGGGAATCGATATGCGAAATGGGTCATCGTAAACTCTGTGCAGCGTTACGCTGCAGACTATACAGGCGATGTGACAGTAAGCGCAGTAAGTCTCCCTTCCGATGAAATGAAGGGAAGAATTATCGGAAGAGAGGGAAGAAACATCAGGGCCTTCGAAAAGCTTACTGGTTCGGATCTTGTGATCGATGATACACCAGAGGTAGTCGTTGTATCTTGTTTCAATCCTCTTAGGAGAGCGATAGCGAAAATGACTCTAGATAAACTCGTTGAAGACGGAAGAATCCATCCGGCAAGAATCGAAGAGATGTACGAGAAGTCGAAAAAAGAAGTCTACAGCGAGATAAAGGAGGCCGGCCAGGAGGCCCTGATGAAAGTGGGGATTCCCTCCATGCATCCTGAGCTTGTCAAATTGCTTGGGAGGCTGAAGTTCAGAACCAGTTACGGTCAGAACGTGTTGCAACACTCTGTTGAGGTGGCTCATCTGGCAGCTCTAATGGCTTCGGAACTGGGCTTGAATATTGACAAGGTGAAGAGGGGGGCAATTCTTCACGACATAGGTAAGGCGATTGACCATGAAGTTGAGGGATCACACGCAATTATTGGCGGTGAAATTGCAAAGAGATATGGAGAAAAGGCTCATGTAATTAATATGATACAGTACCATCATGGTGAAACCGAGGCACTAACCCCTGAAGCTGTCCTCGTGGCTGCAGCGGACGCGGTCTCTGCTTCAAGGCCTGGAGCAAGAAGAGAATCTCTAGACATGTATATAAAGAGATTGGAGAACCTCGAGAACATTGCGACCGGATTCAAGCACATAGAAAAGGCTTACGCTATTCAAGCAGGGAGGGAGATTCGCGTGATTGTCGAACCTGAGAAGGTCGACGATCTTCTGGCCGAGAAGATGGCTGTAGATATTGCTAAGAAGATAGAAGAGGAACTTGAGTATCCAGGCGTCATCAAGGTAACTGTTATAAGAGAGAGAAGAAGCGTCTCTTATGCTTCCTGACGGATTGACATGTGAAAAGCAGTAATATAGAATTGAAGTCGGGTGCCAACGTAGCTCAACCGGTAGAGCGGCTCATTCGTAATGAGCAGGTTGGGGGTTCAAGTCCCTTCGTTGGCTCCAGATGCGCCCTTAGCGGGCGCATTATTATTGGTGGTGAAAGAGATGGATCAATTTGAGTTTGAAGTCCTAGATTTCATAAAGAAATGGCACCTAATCAAAAGGGATCAGAAGATACTGGTTGCTGTCTCAGGCGGGAAAGACTCGATGGCACTCCTAAACATTCTGATCAACCTGAAGGCAGAGTTGGGGATAAAGCTTTTCGCGGCTAATCTAGATCATTGCCTTCGAAAGGAAGGTCCTGATCAAGAGGCGAGGATGATTGATGATTTTTGCCGAGAGAGATCTGTGCCTTTCTACCATGAGAAACGTGATGTAAGAGATCTAATGAAGAAAAAGCGCGGCCTATCTATTGAGTCGGCTGCGAGAGAGGTCAGGTACGATTTCTTAAGAGATGTGAAGTCTGCGGTCGAAGCCGACCTGATAGCTGTAGGTCATAATCGTGACGATCTAGTCGAGAATATTCTACTAAGGTTAGCGAGGGGAACGGGTATGAAAGGTGTAGTGGGACTGCGCCCATTCAGTGGTGATTTGATCAGACCTTTGCTGTTCAGCGATATGCAACGTATTATAGATTATGTTACAATTAACAGGGTTACATTTATGGAGGATCAAACCAACTCTGAGGATGATTTTGAGCGCAATTACGTTCGTTTGCGAATCATCCCCGAGTTGAAAAAGATGAATCCGGCCCTCAATGAAGCCATATGGCGGTTCTTTGAAAATATATACGATGGATATGAAATTATCCATGCGAAGGTTGAAATGATTCTCGACCAATTTGAACTTGTGGACGATGTATATTTCATAGAAAGCTCAAAGCTGATTACAGTCGAAAAAGCCGTAGTTCTCGAGATGGCAAGAGAAATAGTCTCAGACTTGAGTTACGACAGTTATCCGCCTTCAAGAGAGCGTGTCATAGCTTTTTACAATCTTCTCACCTCCGCTAAAGGAAGATGGACAGTAGAGTTTAGGAAGGATGTAAAGGCCTCGAAAATCGGAAAGTATGTCTTCTTCCATGTGGGAGAGCTGTTATTGAAGGGGTTGAAGGAAAGAATCATTGATTTTTTGCCTTTTGCCTGTTCCTATAATAGATGGGAGATTACACTGAAAAGGCTGACTAAGAAGCCGAGAGAGGAATTTGAGAAACTAGACGGTGCTTTCTACAGTATATGTTCTGCCAACAGGGTTGTATTACCGATGAGGTTGAGAACAATGAAAGCGGAAGATACAATCATTCC
This window of the Mesotoga sp. BH458_6_3_2_1 genome carries:
- a CDS encoding regulatory protein RecX translates to MLSDPLKDALRYLRYRLRSRKEIRTQLFKKGYSEEEIEEVIEKLEKQNLLNDRVFARFYISDGLNVYYKGPFRLKQELLKLGVSEELIRDSMDKELENCDLQEVAKKAAGNTEQTDPDKIRRKLYRKGFSSTIIDEIIGEIKQKS
- the recA gene encoding recombinase RecA, coding for MLSKDKKNALERAIKDIEKQFGKGSVMLMGEKEDRKNIEVISTGSLAVDIALTVGGYPRGRVVEVYGAESSGKTTIALHAIAEVQKRGGIAAFIDAEHALDIHYAQNLGVDVDNLLISQPDYGEQALDIVDGLIRSNAVDLIVVDSVAALVPRTEIEGAMGELQVGLQARLMSQALRKISGNVSKSKCIVIFINQTRMKIGVVYGNPETTTGGVALKFYASVRLEVRRGSAIREGNTVLGNETTIKVVKNKVAPPFREAKVDIIYGQGIEHANELFNLALSENMIDRKGAWYAYIATDGNEVSLGQGKANGVEFMKENPELMLEMENRLRTKFNLPLLEVKKEEKDEDS
- a CDS encoding DUF4416 family protein, with the protein product MGSYRKTEMVNLVVFMFGSYIDYRLQEIQPVLERKFGPADYISRSLDFDKYTSYYNDEMGYNLKGKLISFKRLVHPQQLSLIKKITNGVEENFRLEGKRKVNLDPGYVHHAQFVLASTKHWANRIYLWDGISAEITLMFVNGSFTPLPYTYPNYRDREYIEELMRIRELYLLKRKERL
- the pgsA gene encoding CDP-diacylglycerol--glycerol-3-phosphate 3-phosphatidyltransferase, coding for MVLTLPVLVLLMTGNTIGYYFSFAVFLIASLTDFFDGRIARKRGLVTDLGKFLDQIADKILVTSIFLGFMALSKVSLWFLFVVVTRDTVVSGIRMVASNKGKVIAADIFGKAKTVSQMTFLILLYSNLLWDIPPRGVMLWLEILIAAVTAISGANYLLKNIDIFKGGK
- the rny gene encoding ribonuclease Y, which codes for MMLLIGIIAGLAAGIALAYFILTPLAVKKAKEDLELQLKSAKQDSESIIKRAQEEADHMKKKALIEGREELHRLREEQEKDFKRDREELKQWEDRISRREDNIDKKEEAIEKTRQLLDSERVRVEEMKEEAEKKLFSLADLSMEEAREIVLKRAEEIYEHDLAQRLKEMKDHYDEEGNRYAKWVIVNSVQRYAADYTGDVTVSAVSLPSDEMKGRIIGREGRNIRAFEKLTGSDLVIDDTPEVVVVSCFNPLRRAIAKMTLDKLVEDGRIHPARIEEMYEKSKKEVYSEIKEAGQEALMKVGIPSMHPELVKLLGRLKFRTSYGQNVLQHSVEVAHLAALMASELGLNIDKVKRGAILHDIGKAIDHEVEGSHAIIGGEIAKRYGEKAHVINMIQYHHGETEALTPEAVLVAAADAVSASRPGARRESLDMYIKRLENLENIATGFKHIEKAYAIQAGREIRVIVEPEKVDDLLAEKMAVDIAKKIEEELEYPGVIKVTVIRERRSVSYAS
- the tilS gene encoding tRNA lysidine(34) synthetase TilS; translation: MDQFEFEVLDFIKKWHLIKRDQKILVAVSGGKDSMALLNILINLKAELGIKLFAANLDHCLRKEGPDQEARMIDDFCRERSVPFYHEKRDVRDLMKKKRGLSIESAAREVRYDFLRDVKSAVEADLIAVGHNRDDLVENILLRLARGTGMKGVVGLRPFSGDLIRPLLFSDMQRIIDYVTINRVTFMEDQTNSEDDFERNYVRLRIIPELKKMNPALNEAIWRFFENIYDGYEIIHAKVEMILDQFELVDDVYFIESSKLITVEKAVVLEMAREIVSDLSYDSYPPSRERVIAFYNLLTSAKGRWTVEFRKDVKASKIGKYVFFHVGELLLKGLKERIIDFLPFACSYNRWEITLKRLTKKPREEFEKLDGAFYSICSANRVVLPMRLRTMKAEDTIIPFGMKRKKKAVSVLSEKGLKGFSSKILVLENASGEILWIPGVVTSELCRVGPSSLDTVAFCLERR
- the rimO gene encoding 30S ribosomal protein S12 methylthiotransferase RimO; translation: MKFGVLSLGCSKNMADMDNFMGIMIGRGHEIVKDALIADLLVIDTCGFIDDAKRESLEEIFKSISFKARNPGLKVLAVGCLVQRYFEELKSEIIEIDGLIGVTSPMTLADLIEKEEFFYHREPEVVYDYSNRVAGKYSAYVKIGDGCNRDCAFCSIPSFKGRSVSRASESVVKETLSLVKKGVKEVVLVSQDSTQYGRDLNEGLDLKGLLRKLNDLEGDFWIRLLYLHPDHVDDALVDTIISLPKVVDYFDMPVQSGSDKILKRMGRSRNSAELLEMLLCIRQKAPHAILRTTVMVGFPGESEVTFNETLDFVRTVEFDRLGGFVYSREEGTKAFGQRATVGKEHATQMLETLMEEQDTISAERLSHFKGKVLTVLLEESGASYTLGRAYNSAPEVDGVVVLKGHNEEGVFLKARITETYEHDMEGVVLDELA
- the thpR gene encoding RNA 2',3'-cyclic phosphodiesterase — protein: MRSFIAVDTGEKVPAMIDGISERLRRMGFKASWVPGTNAHLTLAFLDNIEPERLSLIASMLSRRLRGFPSFTLETGRIGYFKHKELPKVIWVAIERNQSLLNLQRETKVVLEAMNLPVDGNFRPHLTVGRMKFSPPMWRKFLSTIEDERIIFPVGEVSVFESILSRDGARYRKVFTCSFEGGLIEHAVEG